The Osmia bicornis bicornis chromosome 12, iOsmBic2.1, whole genome shotgun sequence genome includes a region encoding these proteins:
- the LOC114877596 gene encoding 26S proteasome non-ATPase regulatory subunit 5 yields the protein MSVYGAYMAAMAEWVQMKICRLSELSDVEEKKNVLSEIKIKLGNQNNREAEQISRNVDFRQLFTQLTSNDREVIQEVCEILKILFTITEAGEVYERYSAELLELLNHPDGIVRSVVLHEILCIASNPEKISLLLTDINVLVTVINKIADDNLMVAKCAMCIMKEIGKNSNGLQILYTGESLRSFARLLVKNDIISFRVYEVVVDIAKSSKEGLEATARSGFLNSLFHILESNDILIEVNALEILTQLALTEEGLRYLEEQDVLRKLIEKIAQANESPLSNLLVPGLMKFFGNVARYWPNEIFSKYPIVVSSLFEVIESGDESILGVALDTLGHVSASVEGKYTLQSLGDAMPCALKKIGEVIQRMPTELRIRGLNNLALILDVPKVEQDNRILSLTKSWFDGLCDDSLGMIVTICRQPFADIRQAGLEVLAVIASQIWGQEYISSYPGLVEFLLDRNIESFKECKEAKYEVVKQLVQAEENIFDANTIEKLREFVSQGAHYVDVGTEVAIDGGL from the exons ATGTCAGTATATGGCGCATATATGGCGGCCATGGCGGAGTGGgtgcaaatgaaaatttgtcgTCTTAGCGAACTAAGTGACgttgaagagaagaaaaatgttcTGTCAGAAATAAAGATTAAATTGGGAAATCAGAATAACAGAGAAGCTGAACAAATCTCTCGTAATGTGGATTTTCGTCAATTATTTACACAATTAACCTCGAATGACAG AGAAGTTATACAGGAGGTGTGTGAAATTTTGAAGATATTGTTTACTATCACAGAAGCTGGGGAAGTATACGAAAGATATTCAGCAGAATTATTGGAATTATTAAATCATCCAGATGGCATAGTTAGATCGGTTGTTTTGCATGAAATTTTATGCATTGCTTCTAATCCCGAAAAGATATCTTTGTTGTTGACAGATATCAATGTGCTGGTGactgttataaataaaattgcagATGATAATTTAATGGTAGCCAAATGTGCAATGTgtataatgaaagaaattgGTAAAAATTCAAATGGATTACAGATTTTATACACAGGTGAATCGTTAAGAAGTTTTGCTAGGCTATTGGTAAAAAATGATATCATCAGTTTTCGTGTATACGAAGTGGTTGTGGATATTGCAAAATCTTCAAAGGAAGGCTTAGAAGCAACTGCTCGATCAGGATTTTTGAATAGTTTGTTCCACATCCTGGAAAGCAATGATATATTAATTGAAGTAAATGCATTAGAAATTTTGACACAGTTGGCATTAACGGAAGAAGGGTTGCGTTATTTAGAAGAGCAAGATGTGTTGAGAAAATTGATTGAGAAAATAGCACAAGCTAATGAAAGTCCATTGTCAAATTTATTGGTTCCtggtttgatgaaattttttggtAACGTTGCACGTTATTGGccgaatgaaattttttcaaaatatccaATTGTTGTTTCTTCGCTGTTCGAAGTAATAGAAAGCGGAGATGAAAGTATACTTGGTGTTGCATTAGATACATTGGGACACGTATCGGCGAGTGTAGAAGGTAAATATACTTTGCAAAGTTTAGGGGATGCAATGCCATGTGCATTAAAAAAAATCGGCGAGGTAATACAGAGAATGCCTACAGAATTAAGAATTCGTGGGTTGAATAATTTGGCTCTTATACTCGATGTACCAAAAGTAGAACAGGACAATAGAATTTTGTCATTAACGAAATCATGGTTCGATGGTTTATGCGATGATTCATTGGGCATGATTGTAACGATATGCAGACAACCATTTGCAGACATTAGGCAAGCTGGGTTAGAAGTGCTAGCGGTTATAGCATCTCAAATATGGGGTCAAGAATACATATCGTCTTATCCAGGCCTTGTAGAATTCTTATTGGATAGAAACATTGAAAGCTTCAAGGAATGTAAGGAAGCGAAATACGAAGTTGTAAAACAATTAGTCCAGGctgaagaaaatatatttgatgCAAATACAATAGAAAAGTTGAGGGAATTTGTAAGTCAAGGAGCCCACTATGTAGACGTCGGTACAGAAGTCGCAATAGATGGTGGCCTGTGA
- the LOC114877592 gene encoding O-acyltransferase like protein isoform X2: MNRSWCWAVLVWLAVHRAKSSSNVSENPIQDLLPSQRTQSWTAGIIEGIPKKNWTTLSEVLEIFNVHHLASNWTEGKYPVEGQCDKDVTRYIEGLRRNEGWAMKVDDASGRYTNGFFWGNSYYVGSSTECTYINEDYSRKMKMEEIEERNDGFSGNNLWSETRSDKAPFKLGFYMMTISVNVSLSSMTRTIYLGVCLPFSCSASDVSVIAKLAASQLATKHSSIEKIRDQRDMYNVYADPVFWILFGVSAMVITLMAIGTGYDLYITRKYTRGRNVMMYDLERHAKLEQLAVGNEKPLSATETIINGSQSLPVNNNNDHEGGSLRSDSPQVHQFTVIEELMLSFSVRANVKIICDDKVGGDTISTIHGLKAISMAWVILGHTCITAFKYSDNMEYRKVVERKFLFQTITNGAFSVDTFFFMGGLLVSFLYFRTNAKGDLNKLTHGTRGFIAGGLKFVGLIMYRFCRLTAPYMYVLGMVQVAMKWFHSNSVFEPPTADHYNCPNYWWRNFLYINTLFPVDQMCMIWSWYVADDTQFYTVGAVILILATNHFKIATFALTTLLLSSWLTTGYIALVNNHMPSSDDPLALFDKIYDKPWTRLGPYLIGMSIGYFLFKTDCKVNMSKTTVFIGWLLSSACLLSLLYGLYETELTPIMSAAYSSLSHSIWALGLSWIVVACSTGYGGYVNSILSAPILYPVSRITYCAYLVHPLVIRLTAMNLDSPFHLGNYTMMITFFGQLVLSYLLSFIISVSFEAPIVSMLKILSPKKRKCIQ, encoded by the exons atgaacCGATCGTGGTGTTGGGCCGTTTTGGTGTGGCTCGCAGTACACCGGGCAAAATCGTCCTCGAACGTTTCAGAGAATCCTATACAAGATCTTTTGCCAAGCCAACGAACACAAAGTTGGACAGCAGGCATTATCGAAGGAATTCCAAAGAAAAACTGGACTACCTTGTCAGAGGTATTGGAGATTTTTAACGTGCACCACCTTGCCAGTAACTGGACCGAAGGGAAGTATCCGGTCGAAGGACAATGCGACAAAGATGTGACAAGATATATCGAAGGATTGAGAAGAAACGAAGGATGGGCAATGAAAG TGGACGATGCCTCGGGCAGATACACCAATGGTTTCTTCTGGGGAAACTCTTATTACGTTGGTTCGTCAACCGAGTGCACTTATATTAACGAAGACTATagcagaaaaatgaaaatggaaGAGATTGAAGAACGGAACGACGGTTTTAGTGGAAATAATCTCTGGAGTGAAACTAGATCGGACAAAGCACCTTTCAAATTGGGATTTTATATGATGACCATTTCAGTAAACGTATCACTCTCCTCTATG ACAAGAACCATCTATCTTGGAGTCTGTCTACCATTTTCATGCAGCGCTTCCGATGTTTCCGTAATAGCAAAACTCGCCGCGAGTCAATTAGCAACCAAACACTCGTCCATCGAGAAGATTCGAGATCAACGCGACATGTACAACGTGTACGCGGACCCAGTCTTCTGGATCTTATT cGGTGTAAGCGCCATGGTTATCACTCTAATGGCAATTGGTACCGGCTACGACCTTTATATAACAAGAAAATACACACGTGGTAGAAACGTGATGATGTACGATTTAGAAAGACACGCTAAACTAGAACAACTGGCTGTTGGAAATGAAAAGCCATTAAGTG CAACTGAAACTATCATCAACGGATCACAGTCATTGCCGGTTAATAACAACAATGATCACGAGGGTGGTAGCCTACGATCGGATAGTCCGCAAGTACATCAATTCA CGGTCATCGAAGAACTGATGCTTTCGTTCTCGGTACGCGCCAACGTCAAAATCATCTGCGATGACAAGGTTGGCGGTGACACTATAAGCACTATCCACGGTTTGAAGGCGATATCCATGGCCTGGGTTATCCTTGGTCATACCTGCATCACTGCCTTCAAATACTCCGACAACATGGAGTATCGCAAAGTCGTAGAAAGGAAATTTCTCTTCCAAACTATTACCAATGGAGCATTCAGTGTCGATACGTTTTTCTTTATGGGTGGTTTACTCGTCAGCTTCTTGTACTTTCGAACGAACGCGAAAGGAGACTTGAATAAATTAACCCACGGTACCAGGGGTTTCATAGCTGGGGGTCTCAAGTTCGTCGGACTTATTATGTACAGATTCTGTAGACTGACAGCTCCGTACATGTATGTTCTTGGAATGGTACAAGTCGCGATGAAATGGTTTCATTCCAATTCTGTCTTTGAACCACCAACAGCTGATCATTACAATTGTCCTAATTATTGGTGGAGAAATTTCCTTTATATTAATACACTCTTCCCAGTCGATCAAATG TGTATGATTTGGAGCTGGTACGTTGCGGATGACACGCAATTCTACACAGTCGGTGCCGTAATACTAATCTTGGCTACTAACCATTTCAAGATTGCTACTTTCGCATTGACCACTCTGTTACTTAGTTCCTGGTTAACCACGGGTTACATCGCTTTGGTGAACAATCATATGCCAAGCTCGGACGACCCGTTGGCATTATTCGATAAAATCTACGACAAACCGTGGACCAGACTAGGTCCCTATCTCATAGGCATGTCGATAGGATACTTTCTTTTTAAGACTGATTGCAAAGTGAACATGTCAAAG ACGACCGTCTTCATTGGCTGGCTACTCTCTTCGGCATGTCTTTTGAGCTTGTTGTACGGTTTGTACGAGACAGAACTTACTCCTATAATGTCAGCAGCTTATTCCTCGTTAAGTCATAGCATCTGGGCGCTTGGTTTATCATGGATCGTTGTCGCCTGCAGCACAGGCTATGGAG GATATGTCAACAGCATTCTGTCGGCACCGATTCTCTATCCGGTCAGCAGGATAACATACTGTGCTTACTTGGTGCATCCGCTCGTCATTCGATTAACAGCTATGAATTTGGACTCACCGTTTCATTTAGGAAACTATACTATG ATGATTACTTTCTTCGGCCAACTGGTGCTCTCGTACTTGTTGTCCTTCATCATCTCGGTCTCCTTCGAGGCTCCTATTGTGAGCATGTTGAAAATACTTTCTCCCAAAAAACGAAAGTGCATACAATGA
- the LOC114877592 gene encoding O-acyltransferase like protein isoform X1, with protein MNRSWCWAVLVWLAVHRAKSSSNVSENPIQDLLPSQRTQSWTAGIIEGIPKKNWTTLSEVLEIFNVHHLASNWTEGKYPVEGQCDKDVTRYIEGLRRNEGWAMKVDDASGRYTNGFFWGNSYYVGSSTECTYINEDYSRKMKMEEIEERNDGFSGNNLWSETRSDKAPFKLGFYMMTISVNVSLSSMTRTIYLGVCLPFSCSASDVSVIAKLAASQLATKHSSIEKIRDQRDMYNVYADPVFWILFGVSAMVITLMAIGTGYDLYITRKYTRGRNVMMYDLERHAKLEQLAVGNEKPLSAFQGKVYLPVPATETIINGSQSLPVNNNNDHEGGSLRSDSPQVHQFTVIEELMLSFSVRANVKIICDDKVGGDTISTIHGLKAISMAWVILGHTCITAFKYSDNMEYRKVVERKFLFQTITNGAFSVDTFFFMGGLLVSFLYFRTNAKGDLNKLTHGTRGFIAGGLKFVGLIMYRFCRLTAPYMYVLGMVQVAMKWFHSNSVFEPPTADHYNCPNYWWRNFLYINTLFPVDQMCMIWSWYVADDTQFYTVGAVILILATNHFKIATFALTTLLLSSWLTTGYIALVNNHMPSSDDPLALFDKIYDKPWTRLGPYLIGMSIGYFLFKTDCKVNMSKTTVFIGWLLSSACLLSLLYGLYETELTPIMSAAYSSLSHSIWALGLSWIVVACSTGYGGYVNSILSAPILYPVSRITYCAYLVHPLVIRLTAMNLDSPFHLGNYTMMITFFGQLVLSYLLSFIISVSFEAPIVSMLKILSPKKRKCIQ; from the exons atgaacCGATCGTGGTGTTGGGCCGTTTTGGTGTGGCTCGCAGTACACCGGGCAAAATCGTCCTCGAACGTTTCAGAGAATCCTATACAAGATCTTTTGCCAAGCCAACGAACACAAAGTTGGACAGCAGGCATTATCGAAGGAATTCCAAAGAAAAACTGGACTACCTTGTCAGAGGTATTGGAGATTTTTAACGTGCACCACCTTGCCAGTAACTGGACCGAAGGGAAGTATCCGGTCGAAGGACAATGCGACAAAGATGTGACAAGATATATCGAAGGATTGAGAAGAAACGAAGGATGGGCAATGAAAG TGGACGATGCCTCGGGCAGATACACCAATGGTTTCTTCTGGGGAAACTCTTATTACGTTGGTTCGTCAACCGAGTGCACTTATATTAACGAAGACTATagcagaaaaatgaaaatggaaGAGATTGAAGAACGGAACGACGGTTTTAGTGGAAATAATCTCTGGAGTGAAACTAGATCGGACAAAGCACCTTTCAAATTGGGATTTTATATGATGACCATTTCAGTAAACGTATCACTCTCCTCTATG ACAAGAACCATCTATCTTGGAGTCTGTCTACCATTTTCATGCAGCGCTTCCGATGTTTCCGTAATAGCAAAACTCGCCGCGAGTCAATTAGCAACCAAACACTCGTCCATCGAGAAGATTCGAGATCAACGCGACATGTACAACGTGTACGCGGACCCAGTCTTCTGGATCTTATT cGGTGTAAGCGCCATGGTTATCACTCTAATGGCAATTGGTACCGGCTACGACCTTTATATAACAAGAAAATACACACGTGGTAGAAACGTGATGATGTACGATTTAGAAAGACACGCTAAACTAGAACAACTGGCTGTTGGAAATGAAAAGCCATTAAGTG CTTTTCAAGGTAAGGTCTACCTTCCTGTTCCAGCAACTGAAACTATCATCAACGGATCACAGTCATTGCCGGTTAATAACAACAATGATCACGAGGGTGGTAGCCTACGATCGGATAGTCCGCAAGTACATCAATTCA CGGTCATCGAAGAACTGATGCTTTCGTTCTCGGTACGCGCCAACGTCAAAATCATCTGCGATGACAAGGTTGGCGGTGACACTATAAGCACTATCCACGGTTTGAAGGCGATATCCATGGCCTGGGTTATCCTTGGTCATACCTGCATCACTGCCTTCAAATACTCCGACAACATGGAGTATCGCAAAGTCGTAGAAAGGAAATTTCTCTTCCAAACTATTACCAATGGAGCATTCAGTGTCGATACGTTTTTCTTTATGGGTGGTTTACTCGTCAGCTTCTTGTACTTTCGAACGAACGCGAAAGGAGACTTGAATAAATTAACCCACGGTACCAGGGGTTTCATAGCTGGGGGTCTCAAGTTCGTCGGACTTATTATGTACAGATTCTGTAGACTGACAGCTCCGTACATGTATGTTCTTGGAATGGTACAAGTCGCGATGAAATGGTTTCATTCCAATTCTGTCTTTGAACCACCAACAGCTGATCATTACAATTGTCCTAATTATTGGTGGAGAAATTTCCTTTATATTAATACACTCTTCCCAGTCGATCAAATG TGTATGATTTGGAGCTGGTACGTTGCGGATGACACGCAATTCTACACAGTCGGTGCCGTAATACTAATCTTGGCTACTAACCATTTCAAGATTGCTACTTTCGCATTGACCACTCTGTTACTTAGTTCCTGGTTAACCACGGGTTACATCGCTTTGGTGAACAATCATATGCCAAGCTCGGACGACCCGTTGGCATTATTCGATAAAATCTACGACAAACCGTGGACCAGACTAGGTCCCTATCTCATAGGCATGTCGATAGGATACTTTCTTTTTAAGACTGATTGCAAAGTGAACATGTCAAAG ACGACCGTCTTCATTGGCTGGCTACTCTCTTCGGCATGTCTTTTGAGCTTGTTGTACGGTTTGTACGAGACAGAACTTACTCCTATAATGTCAGCAGCTTATTCCTCGTTAAGTCATAGCATCTGGGCGCTTGGTTTATCATGGATCGTTGTCGCCTGCAGCACAGGCTATGGAG GATATGTCAACAGCATTCTGTCGGCACCGATTCTCTATCCGGTCAGCAGGATAACATACTGTGCTTACTTGGTGCATCCGCTCGTCATTCGATTAACAGCTATGAATTTGGACTCACCGTTTCATTTAGGAAACTATACTATG ATGATTACTTTCTTCGGCCAACTGGTGCTCTCGTACTTGTTGTCCTTCATCATCTCGGTCTCCTTCGAGGCTCCTATTGTGAGCATGTTGAAAATACTTTCTCCCAAAAAACGAAAGTGCATACAATGA